Within Catharus ustulatus isolate bCatUst1 chromosome 5, bCatUst1.pri.v2, whole genome shotgun sequence, the genomic segment GTAATTTTAATTCAGGTCACAAGGCAACTTAAAACACCTAGAGCATTTATATAGCTgacaaataaaaacacagctaCAATAACCATCCCTGAGCaatactgcattttaaatattataataaaGTTATGCATATGTACCTGTGTATGCAGATATAAAATTGTTAAAACCTCTGAAAAGATGAAGACCTGAAAATAAGCAACTTGCATTTTAAAGATGTGAAGCATGACTGGTTTTGGCAAACTTAAATATTACATTTAAACAAATCAAGCTGTTAACTTACCCTACAAACTACTTCAAGTAGTGCTGAATGcactttattttggtttggctGATCCTTTATATTACGTAATATTAGGTCGCAACCTTTTTCCTTAATGGAACAGCAACAGCCAAAGACAATGTGTCTCTCATTACTAAACATTCCATGTATTCACCAATGTTGCGAATCTGGAAGTCAGAATGAAGAATACAGTATCCTTTGACAGTCCGGACTTTAAGCAACTCACAAGGAGTAGATTTTAACAGGTTTCAATCCCAATTTCTACATTCTCCTATTTTCCCAAAGGAGTGAAAAAGTATTTACACAAGGATCTAGCAACTAGATGGTGCCCAGGTCTTCAGATAGTTAAGTAACTCAGTCATGAACAGACacctaataaaaataaaatgctattttattttcccaactCAGTATAACTAGTAGCTTTTAAGTTAATATCAGCCTCTTCATtggtgaggaaggaaaatggCAACTTCATTAACAGGCACTGCTAAGAATGAAAAGCtaatttccagaagaaaaaacaacctgaaTAGTGAAAAATAGTGTATACATCAAAAGAATTTAATGTGTGCTCCAAATTTCTTGTATGGTGTTAATATTGTTCATTGCATTGCTGGTTATTCTCAGCTTGTTCATCCACCTTTAGCTATGGACAAACTGTATGAGCACAagtggaattttttatttaattgatgGCACTGCCAAATGTCAACCAGCTTTCCCTTACCCTACCCCTatccacactttttttttgaaCACTAGCAGATTTGTATTCAAGACATCagacaataaaatatttcctacatGGTAACACATACAACATTAGAAATTTAACCGATCAAGAAATGTCTCTTGTAAGTTTACAAGTACAAACACAGGTTCCAGATAACAGTATTTTACCTGTCAATTCAAATGGAAAGAATATAGTATTAAAACCCCACAGCACTTGATTTAAGTATCACTTACTTCCAAATCAAACAACATGATTTGAGCAGGAAGTTTGAGTAGGTGACCTCTGAGCCCCCAGAGACAATATTTAAAGATCCCTTTCAACACTAACTATTCTATGGTGCTATTACTTACTGCCCATGTGCTTGATGTTCAAATATAAATAGAAGCTTTACAAAGATGTACAAAATGAAAGGCCTCATGTTACTAAGAGATGTAAAACCTATTTATTTACCAATTATTCACTAATCAGTTGCTTTTTCCTATGGTTATGTCCATCAATTTATAAATCAAGTAGATTAAGAATTACTGTATTAGTTAGAGCAAACAGGTAGTATTAGAAACAACAGAAGTACTGGAATGTAACAAAAGTGACATACACTTTGCAGGATTACAGTTACTTGAGTTCTTCACatgaagctgaaagaaaagaaaaaacaaatcaaatttaACAAAAATCTTTGAAGGTTCTATATACTGCATAAGCTGTATCATGTActgaattaattaatgattttgGAACACCAAGTAATAACTTGTCCCTAATTATTAGGCAAATAATTATTTGACCTACTACAGAACTTTTCCACATACTTCACAGGTAATGACAGAACCAACAAACATGGATACATTTGTTATCAGCAAGTGTGACTCAAGTTCCCACAGTAAAGAGGTTCTGAATTAAgtactgtatttttcagaagtctGAGTTTTGTCAGAATAGAAGTTAATTATCTCCTTAGAAATCAGGTCTCTTGATATCTCAAAAAAGTAGAGGGGGAAATGCAACTGTGGTTCagtttgttattaaaaataaataaatctgagtTTCATCATCCTAGCCATTAAACACTTTTTGCCTACAACTTTGTCAGTACAAGAGATTACACTCTAAATCCAGCAATCCAGCACAGTCTTCTTTTTGCTGCACTCCTAAAAATGCTGAGGGATCTCCTCACCAGGAAGGATTTGTGATGACAAGCAAAGTGAAACAGGCTTCCTCCTCATTCCCTTGAGAACTACAACAAACAAGACCTGCTGAAGGAATAGCTTCCCTGGGTGATGAGACACCTGTGATACAGGGAACATCCCTTACTCTATTTACTGAGCTGTATTTGATGTCTGCCTTAGCTTTTACATTTCATTGTATTCATTTGATAAGTATATCCTAACAAAAGATGTGGCAGTTATGGACAATGCATTTTTCAAGTCAACAAAACAGATGGGTTGGCCTTTGAAAAGTTCTTTatagaaagaacaaagaacttCTCATACCTGGTAATTTTCCACACAGTAGGTTGATCTGGGCTGTGcaccacagaaaatgaaaacagcacaCTTGAAGACAAAGCAATGgcaaagatttttaattttaaaaaatagagatgTTGATATCTTCTCCCCTTTACTATCAGGTCAAGCAGCTTTACCAAGAAGTTCTCCCAGTCTAGGTAAAAGCTGCAGGTTTTTGGCCTATAAGTCCCCAAACCATCCATTCTCACTAATGTTTCTTTTCAATGTCTAGAATGGAATTTTAGAGAAGTGAAAAGGACACTCTTCCCCTTTGGATAATTGCACTGTTCTCTGGTTACTCTATATGCCACAAAATGTCACGATTCTAAGAATGTACACAAAAAATAGAGGAGGAATCCCTAAATGGCCTCCCAATCCTTAAATGTCTAACAAAGCGGTTCCCAAAACAAGATAAACACTTTTGCTTgaaaaattcaattatttaCCTGAAGGGATTATCCCAGGAGTGACACAAGCATCACAATACCCATGAACTGAATGAAGAGCAACACAGGTGTAAAAAATGACCAGACAGGCCACAAGGCAACATTGAAACTgggaataaaagcagaaatcattTGGTTAGCTCAGTCGTCATATGCAGAAACACCATACAAGGGAAACATGTCAAAAGAATATACTTTGTcgtttctgaaaacaaaatacatcaAGGGTAAAGGGTGAAGGCACCTTTTACTTTCAGAAAATCTGTGCCTGAAGCCTCTGAAAATGACCTACTCTTTAATTTTTCCGTGGGCCTATATGGCATCTGAGAGAAGCCTTAATCTGAACTTTCATCCAGACAGATTTCAGTTAACTGAAgataaaaggggaaaatcaaTGTATTTCACAATTGACTTACAAGAATTATAGATTTGACTGATTATAATCCATAGGGaacctttattttcttcaatcttcctttttttcacaaTTGCAACAAATACTGTCAGATACTCCGATACAAGAGGAAATCAATTTTCTTGCAGAAAGCCTATACTGGCACAACGTATGtaattttcttcattcacaTTTGCTCGGTTCTGACTCATATAACCTCATAAGTAAAGCAACTCTACTAAAAGCAGCATTCTCAGACAAAATGTAAACCCTTAAAGCTCACACGGCAATAGTCAGAAGTCTAACATTTCGTGTATGTTTGCTACTTACAGATTGTTACATACTGAACTCTGACAGAAACTGatcaagatgatttttttctcagagggAGAGACTGCACCTTTGTCTTAATTTGTAAACAGCACAAGTAGTTGCCAGAGGTGAGAAATCTGAACTAACAAAgataaaatcttccttttccccctgaaTTTTCAAGACAGAAAAGATCCAGTACATCTCCAAGTACACAATATACAGTTTCAAGTGTTGCAACTCTTGCTTTGTGGATGAAATTTGAAGTGCAAGAAATTATGCCACATGGAACTACATTGTGTATTGTCACAATACACGTAgcagaattacagaaattatACTTGTTGTGGAAGAGCCCATTTATCACCCAGACCTGTACAGGCTGAGCAGAAGTTTGCACACAGTGTTTGAACTCACCAAACTGCTGCTGCTATAAAGGTAGCTGTTGCAACAGGAATCAGTGCAGGGTACTGTTCATCATAGTCCTGAATTCCACAGTACCACTCAAGATACAGTATGCAGTAAAAGGCAACAGATAAACACGCAGCCAATAAACAAGTGCCACCGGAAAGCCACCAGCTGCAGGAAGAGAAGCACATTAAACCATGTTTAGCACAGTCACACTGCAGTTTGCACAGTAATCTTCAGTCTACACACAGAACAAGTAATATCTGTTAAATACACAGATTGTGGCCTAGAGTTCCTGTAGGTTTTACCTGGATTTTTACAAAACACTTTTTGCCCTTAAAACCTGTCTAAAATAAACAACTGAGtttaattttgcaataaaacGTTCCTTTCATATATTGTcccctgaaatattttgcaaattcaATGTGACAGATCTTGTCAAGAATCTACTATACTACCACAACAAAAACACTTtgtcattaataaaataaataggcTCCACTGTAACTGTGGAGCTTTTCTCTGTAAGTTAGACTGGTGATCTTTGTGCAACAGAAATGCTGTAAAAAGTTCTAATATGGTTTGAGTTTGTAAATTCTCACATTTAACAGACAAGAAGcatgaagatttttctttataactgctgaagaaaaccatggagaaattcagaattttaaacTCAGACTCATAAAAATACAGGGCACGTGATTATTTAGGAAGACATACTTTTGAGCCTCTCTGAGGATACTCTTCAAGACTAGTTCAGATAAGGTAACCTGGGAGGAAGATGCACTTTAATAAAATCTTATCTGAATGTGtattaacaaacaaaaatcttgaAAAGTTAATTCTTACCATAACTTGATCACTAAATTACAAAGAGTAATCAGGGATCCTGCTACTCAGGTAACATTTGCTCTGGAATGGTACAGCAAACATAATATGCTACTTTGAAATCTTGCTACTACCAACTGAGAATTCTGCACCAAGAGAACTGTTGCCATGGCCTACCTAGACAAGCAGTGCAGGAAGACAGGGTCCTGACCCCAAATTCTGATTACACCTTGGAGtcactggttttattttcacagtCAGGTGTTTGAAGGGTGTAACTAGcctgggagagcacagagcaaggCCCTGTGCAGCTTCCACATACTGATATAACAATGACAAAAGCAATGCGTTTTAAAAGCACTTCCAGCTGAAACTATCTAAAGACATTTAACACACATCAATCCCATTGAAAATAACTtaatagaaaagaaatacacTAGAAATAAAAACTACTTCACAGAAATTGTTTCACTGATTTTTTGCTGACCTACTCAAAATCATCTAGAGATCTTCTAGAGAAATTAACTTATGTTTGACCTTTAAGGATTAATTTCAGGGGGTTCATTataaagccaaaaccaaaatactttCATCAAAACAGGCAACTATTTCTTGGACTTAAATGAAAACTTGAAGGTACAATATTAAAATATCTGGTATCAGGGTAAACTTTGCACATACATAGATGGTTCAACAGAGTTTGTAGAGAAAATCCAATGGTAGCAAATTTTAAGCATTGTATATACTTTAAAATTAGTTCACTAATATCAGCTTAGGtgatcatctggtccaacctccctgctctaGAGCTCTGCTATTGCCAGTTGCAAAGAATCGTGTCCTGATGGCTCTTAagtatctccaaggatggagactccaccaGCTACCTGGGCAACTGCTCAGTGTtcagtcaccctcacagtaaaaaagtgtttcctgatcTCCAGAGGGAACCTCCTCTGTTTCAGTttgcctctggtcctgtcctggACACCATGGAAAGAACCTGGCTCTTCCTTGTACCCTCACTTTGGGTATTTACATGCATTGACATGATGCCTttgagccttctccaggctctACTCCTACTGCAGATCTAGTTCATCCATGATTTAGAATACAGTGAACAGATATAACAAACTGAGTATGACTGTAAGAATAAAGCACACCATATTGTAAAAAAGACACCTTACCTATCTGCTTGCATAgtttctttaacattttttaaaaaatcaaagtagTACGTCACAGCTATTGATGCCAAAATCCAGAATGCAGAATGAATATTCAGTCTGTTAAGAGGCCTTATCGTCTTCTCTACAGCTGTAGACTCTTCTGTAAATAAGAATATAATTATAGCACTAAAGCCAGTCATTAAATGGAGTATGATTATAGTTACTTAAAGCATCAtgctttatctttttaattCATTTACCTTGGGAGATTATCATACTCATCGTAATACACTTTGTACTACAAATAGCCTAAAAAGCTCTGAACATTTACTGAAATGAAAGACTAAGCAAGGTACCCTTTGATAAAAGGATAAAGTAGTAACAGTCAGCACAATACCGTATCTGTGTGTCTTTTAGGAAACAGCTGAGATTTTGTAAGGGTTGTTTAACTAATTAAAAGTCTCTGCTgttattaaagcatttttattaaCCAAGCATATAGAATTTCAGGTTATTTCTGATTACTAGTTTATTTGTATCCTTCCTTATGAATTTTAGTATTTGCAAAATGGTTCCAGGCATAAATAATCCTCTTGTTCTCAACTACAGATAATTCACAAATTTACAGCGGCAGTTCCAGGAGCTAGTTTGACTTACACTGCACACTTTCAGCAGGTAAACTACAACCATCACTGTGCAGGAAACAACTTTGTCTTTTCCCCCTCATTACCATGGACTGTTTTAATGAGAGCGAGACATCAGAGCGAGCGGATGAGAAAGACCTTTttgtgcaacacagtaaccatGTAACAGAGTATTGATATACACTGTCAAAAAAAGGTGTCTGAGGCGGTTTTGATGTCTCACACTCTGAAGTTATCACTAGGAGTTCCGGGTGGCCCGTGTGCCTTCAGCAGCGTCACATGTGCCGGCTCCTTCACACGCACCGCCACCAGCCGAGCGTGCCCACAGCTTTGCTGGAGCTCACAGGCGgctttattttacatttcccagattcctcctcatcctgctggAGCTTGGGCCTGGAGCACTCGAGCAGTTCATCGGCACGGAGCAAGCCCCTCGCGTCTCCCTCACCCATCAGCGGACACCTGAGGGCAGGCGGGGCCGCGCTCCCTCCGCTCTACCCGAGGCGGCCCCGCTGCCGTCCCAGCGCCCGCCCGGCGGGGCCCGGCACCGCTCCCCGCGCCCCGGCACCACCCACCGGCCGTCCCGCCGCCCCGGACAGGCGGCTGCGGCTCCTGCGGCTCCCGGGGCTccggcccgcgccgccccgGCCGCCGCAGCCTCGGGAGCGcgtccccgccgccgccgggctccaTGTTGGGCCGCTCCGGCAGTGacgcggcggggcgggagcgcggcggcCGCGACCGCCCCGGCGTgaggggcagcggcggcgctgAGGCGGGCACGGGGCACTGAGACAGCCTCGGGAACCGCACTGAGGCGGGTACGGGACCCAAAACAGCCTCGGGAACCGCACTGAGCCCGGTACGGGACACTGAGCCCGGTACGGGACACTGAGCCCGGTACGGGACCCAAAACAGCCTCGGGAACCGCACTGAGGCCGGAGCGGGGCACTGAGCCCGGTACGGGACAGTGAGCCCGGTATGGGACACTGAGAGCCTCGGGAACCGCACTGAGGCGGGTACGGGACACTGAGACAGCCTCGGCAACCGCACTGAGCCCGATACGGGACACTGAGCCCGGTATGGGACCCAAAACAGCCTCGGGAACCGCACTGAGGCCGGCGCGGGGCACACTGATGCCCCTGAAGAGGGGGAGCGGTGCCGTGTACAGCCCAGTGCCGCAGTGAAGGCTGTGGTGCCGAAATgattcagaaaataataataatagtaaataaaaatttaaaactctgTGCGTataaatgttttcctcttctgctAACCAGCTGTTCTCGAGGGCAGATGTGAGGGAAATCTCAATTTCTGTGGTACGCACCAGTGGTGTAGGTTAAAAATGATTGGAGCGTGATGCTAATAACACCAAGCTCGTAGGTTCGATCCCCGTCGGGGCTGTTCACTCAAGGGTTGGATTCCACGATCCTTCTGTGTCCCTCCCAACTCGcaatattctgtggttctgtgaagtGCAAAGCTCTGGGAGGCTCCCAGAGAATCCTGTAGCACCCGAGACTGCAGCTTGTAACTGGAAATAATAAACATAATTGCAAGACACACTAGGTAAAAGTTAAACAAACTAATAAAATGgtaaaataaattgtttcagTTCTCTAGTTGATGGCTGCATAACTAGATACAGTCACATCAGCACGTTTCTgcaaataaaactttgaaaCCATTTATATTACCGGGGCTTTCTTGTTTATTCCTTCAACAAACTCAAAACTGGTCAGTTTTGCCAGCAGATTTACCTTAGATCTGGTCCTTATAAGAATACTATTAATATTAAGAGTACTGTGAGTATATATGTACTGTATCTTCTGGGGTGTGTTCAGTGATTAAGCCATTaacatggcttttaaaattgaaaattgttTCTAATAGTAATGATTCATTAGGTTCATTAGATGATCCATGTGGTTGGTACAAAGCCTGTGctttctcagagaaaaatgtgGCATAACATTATGACAAAGGCAAAAATCCTGCTGACTTCAATGTGGAAGTACCTGTCCATTACAGCAGCTGTTATGTAtagcttttcttttcagtgaGATTAAATGTAGAAATATGCAATAAAAGCTTGGATTTATTATAAGGGAGATTGAAGAAACAGAAACTTAATTTTAGTATGTGTGTTTTACTTACCAAAATCATATTTACAGTCCTTTCAGCTGTATATAGATTAAAGTTCAAAAATCCAAGTGTTTAATAACTTGATTGTACTTTTCCTCTCAGGAGGCAAAATATTTAGCATTAAAACAATGATTATGAGAAATCTGTGAAATTTTCACCTACCATGTGCATTCTTTGCATATTGTGCAGCATTAATCAACAGAAATGCCTTGCAGATAATTCCTCTGTATTTTATGttgagaaaacatgaaaatcaaaAAGAATGGAACATAGACTGTAGTTAAATAGTTATGTATTTTATCAGTAAACCTTAAGAAATTTTAGGCAATTTTTAGGGAAGAAACTAACTGGTAGAAGCTAATTAGGGTAAAAGCTAAACTTTCTGTGACTTGCACCATCTTTAAGCAGTTCTAAAAGTGCTGGAGAGCTATATTTTCCTAAATAAACTATTGTCTGTTTTATTAATGAGTGAGATTCTAGAGAAAATGGAGTTCTGGTTATTCTTCATTACTGTGCATTGAATTTGAGTAAATTCAGCCTAAAAGACAcaagaagagataaaaaattactatttttctttctctgcagaaagACAGGCCTTCATATACATCTGAATTTCATGTGAGAGGTGTCATAGTAAGTAGAAATTGTTTTCCCAGCCTTAGAACATGTATCACATAAGGGCCAACCACACTGCACTCCTTAGTGACTACAGGGATTATTCTTTATGTAGTTCAGTTGAATATTTTGAAGTTAGCAGCCCATGGGAGATCAGAGCTTTGCTTTCTTATCAATGAAATAgaggtttctttgttttattgtCTTTGAGTGAAATGACTACCTCAGCCTTCACTTTCATCTTAGTGATTCAAataagaaacaaaggaaatcttcatgcactttttttttccagaagctATTCATAGGATATATCTTTGATTTAAATGTagcaattaaataaatatgtatgcTTGGAAAGGTTAAGATCAGTCAGTGCTGTTCAACTGAACACTTCTGTTTACCTACAGAGTAGGTATTGTGCAAAGAGCTGAAATAAGAGCTTCCTTCCTGGACTCACTATTGACCTTAACCGAGACCGCTCATGTTCTGTGTTTGTAGAGCTGAGATGTTTTCTGTGATCTTTTCACAGAGCTCCTCTgattcagaaattattaatcTGCCAAAGAATAGATAGCGATCAGGAGCTGAACTGTGACTGTCACAAAATGAACAACATAATTAACAATGCATCTAATCAACGAGCCTGTTACAGATAATTAATTCTTCCAAGTTAATGTTTCAGAATCCCTGCACAAATGTtaggaagtattttaaaatgtgatgcTTGATGTGATAACTTTAGTTAAAAGCCTGTGAAATAAATTTGTGACTTTGAAGATTCAGTGAAAGAAATGTACAAAGGGTAGAGTTTGCAGCAATTTTTTTGTGAACTGTATTCATGGTCTCTCGCATAATGTGATTCAATTTCCACATCTTGGGAACTGAATACAACACTTcacattctttattttaagtAGAAAATAATGCTTTGTATGTTAGTTGAATGTCTTTAAATGTTCAGGTTTTTCAGTTATAGGGTGAATTTTGTAATCTATTTggatattttgaattttattttcttgttgctCACTGTATACTTGCTGCTTAGCGATTAGCTGGTTTTATGTTGATTTGCAAGTAATTCTTAATGGCACACATATGTGGTAGCTTTTTGTGTCTCTTGACTAGGTAGATATAAAATTTAGAATTGGAATTCCCAGTTAAATTCTCACTTTTAGGAAGTCAAACTAGTTTTCTAGTATTATAGCCAATATTCATAACTTCTTCCCTATTACAGAAATCAATAGCTAAATTTGCCCAAATGTTATCTGCTCACGAAAGACCTCGTTGGCATTTTCTTCATTCCATATCTAAGTAGGGCAGCCTCCTTCCTATGTTAACTTTTAGCTGCAGTAGGTTGGATACAATacagatgtattttttcattttgaggaaTGGTTGTGCTATATAGCATGTGCTTTCTGTTCATGAACTAAGTAATGATAAAGTCAGTAGTAATCTGCTGCTTGTCTTCCACTATCAGGAGTAAAAGATTGGATGGGTAGAGATGCTCAGTCCTTTCTGAACCTTAACCTTGGACTAAAGTGTTGTGCATCCTCTCTTACACTGGGTGAAAAAGTAAACATATGGTCTGACTCATCTAGCTAACAAAAGCACCTCCAAATAGTACAAACAGCTTTCATCTTGCATTCTTTCAACTATTTTAAACACAGTACAATGGAAATGGACTTAAAAGCACTTGGTGTGAATAGCTTACTACAGATCTAAAAAACAACTGCCAGGTAAAACTCAATTGACCCTGAATGCGGTCCATATACAAACACCTGAACTCAAGCTGAATTCTCATGCGAGTATTAAATTGCAGTGCAGCCTTGGATTGACCCTTTAGGAAGGAAACAATACATAGAATAGTGTGTTTGATACCAAGAAGGCTCTATATTTAAGCATGCAAGCATTTGAActtcatgaggaaaaaaaaagtagaaaagataAAGGCAGTTAAAAGGTGAAGAGGGCATCtagcagcacagaaaaagatGCACCACATAAAGACATCTAATTTATCTAGGTATGTCATACCTCACCTTGAAAGCTATCagcaaattacaaaaaaatagcTGATCACAAGTATTTATTTCATAGAAGACCATCTTAGCCCTCAATTATCCTGTTTAAAGATGTTAGATATCTAGTTAGACGCTTACCTTTTTATAATCAGCAATATAAGAACTGTTCTGTTCATTCCATCTCTAAATGTGCgaacaaaactaaaatatttatcaaaatttATCCAAATATAAAAAATCATCCTATTTATCCAAAATAAATCTGGATAAACCATTCCCCTACAAGTAGCTAAGTGACTTTTCTTACTCTCTCTTCTAAATCATTTATTGAGTTTAGTTTCCCTTAGCTATGCTTACTTTCTTGAGGGAGTACAATGGCTCTCAAAATGTTTTCCCAAGACTAGTTTAATGATACAAAGCACTTGGCAGCAATACTCCAGCTATAATTGTTCTTGACTACTCAGTTCCCAGTAGTGGTATATAATACCTCACATTTGAGGATTTGATCTGGTTTTAAAAGCCTGCAAAAATGCAGGGGGTGGTAGAGAGGCAAAAACAAATGGCCAGATGTGGGAGAGTGGGAAAGAGAACACTTGAGACTTACTGAAACGGATTTCTTTACTTAGGAGAAAGTCTATGCAACCATGCATCTGTAACAATATGAAAAGAATTTCATACTTTAGGGCATTTAGGAACATCCTAAAGTGTGGTTTTGAATAATGAACATCAGATCTAATTCACACAGGAAAGACTTGTGGGAATGGGCATTCAAGTATATCATTCAACATTTGCTGTACAGAAATATTGGTCTGTTTTGGTGTGACATTTCTCTATTGGAAGAGGTTAGCATTATTTTAGGCAGTGATAGAATATTAACTTTTTCTTGGAGATGTCTAGTGTGATCACTGCTGTGATTTGACTGATCTACTAAAGCAGGGACAAAACTTTTTGGACATGTGGACCTCACTGTTAACAAGATTGGAAAGTACAGCTCAGCATAGCAACATCTCATTGCTGTGTATAGTGTGGGATTCAGCTCATGCTGTTTCTGTGgagtcttgaaaaaaaataaacacaaaacaaagctcTTCACACTTCATTCATGGTGAAGGCTCTCTTTAGCATTGTCCTTCATAGTCCATTTTTACCACTTACATATTCTGTAGGGTCaaattttcatgtattttgaaTGGGTATAGTAATTAATTGGTCAAAATAGTTAGAAGGAACACTGGCTGAGTAATAAACTGTCcaagacagacagaaagaaaaagctgttttctttatGAAGACTGAATTCagcaatttgaatttttggCTGGAGGATGATGGTAAAATTCTCATTACTGTTTTGGCTAATCTGTGTAACATACACAGGTCTCTGAGAGCATCAGCTGAGCtcaaattttttcttctcatggAAAACTTGCCAATGCTAACTTCTGGAATCACTTCAGTTGTGAAACTTCACCAGAAAAGCTGAAACTTTCAAAGGTACAATACCTGAGCCAGAATTGTAGGAgcaaaaagcaggaggaaacatattttcattctgtaaGACATGGTAAGAAAGAACAGTCTAGCAGAAAATCCGGGTCCTGCCTCATCCACAAAAA encodes:
- the TMEM128 gene encoding transmembrane protein 128 translates to MEPGGGGDALPRLRRPGRRGPEPREPQEPQPPVRGGGTAEESTAVEKTIRPLNRLNIHSAFWILASIAVTYYFDFLKNVKETMQADSWWLSGGTCLLAACLSVAFYCILYLEWYCGIQDYDEQYPALIPVATATFIAAAVCFNVALWPVWSFFTPVLLFIQFMGIVMLVSLLG